A region of the Rhizobium binae genome:
GCGACGGTCAGCCTGCCGCTGCGGAAGGCGCGTGTGTCGAGATTGAGCCGCCTCGCGCGGACCTCCGGCTCGTCGTTCGGCGTATGACCATGAACGACGAGCTTCGGCAGGGGGATCCTGCTTTGGAGAAAACGGTGGCGGATGAGGACCAGATCCTCCTCCGTCTGTGCCGCGAGCGGCAACATGGGATCGATGCCCGCGTGCACGAATACCACGTGAGGCGTATCCAGCATGATCGGCATCGCCCGCATGAAGTCGATGTGCGTATGCGGCAGCGATTGGCGGAGGAAGGCATCGAGCTGCGCGCCGGAGGGGAAGACCAGCGGCAGATGCTCCGGATCGAGCCCATAGGATTTGAGCAGCTCCGCCGACCCCATGCGCATCCAGTCGTCATAAGAGAGCCAGCCTTCGACATAATCGAGCATGGCGATCTCGTGATTGCCGGCAAGACAGATCCGATCGAAACCATCCGGCGGCGGCTCGATGAGATGATTGATGACCTGCGCCGACTCCGGGCCGCGGTCGATATAGTCGCCGAGTGTCACAATCAGCTTACGCCCGGGCAACCGCGCCGCATCACGCAGGATCGCCTGCTCGGCTTTCACAAGCAGATCGTACCGGCCATGAATGTCGCCGATCGCATAGGTCGGAATGTCGGCGATATCCAGCGTCAGACGCGGTCTCGGCTGGCGTGCCATTTTCGAAACCTCGCTATGGCGAGCAAGACGTTCGCTCATCATGTTTCTCAATCTTAAGCATGTCGCGCAAAACTGTGCAGCGCTTTTGCGGCAACGACGTGCGAGAAAAAATAAAAATGCAAAGCGCAAGGAGCGAACCTGAAGGATCGCGACGCGCTTTGGGAGACCTCGGTTAACCATAAGTAGCGGCGAGAACAAGGCGATCAAGTTGGTCAGAAAATTCCAGGCATCCGGCTTTTCTGGAAAAACCGCCCTGTCGATATCGGGACTGACGGCAATTGCTGTGCCGCCCGAGCATGAAGGTGCCGAACGCCCTGCTCGCCGAAGTCGTCGCGATCATCGCCGAGGCCGATGCCTCGATCGGCGAACTCTGGAGCATCTTTTTTCCGTGCTGGAAACCCTTCCCATCCAGGATCTGAAGGCATCGCTGTTTGCGCGCGCTGCTCTCGATCGTCATTGGCGCAATGCCCGCATTCACGCGCTGTCGCTGCCACGCGATGCATTGCTGCGCGGCGCAGGCGACATGCGTCGAAGTTTGGCAACGCGTGAATCGCTGCTGGCCTGAAATTATCTGAAGCCGAAAGATTTCAGCTGGCTGCGGAAATCGGCACTTCTTCCCGCGTGTCTTCGATACGGCCGCCGGCCGCGACGAATTGCTCGAGGGTCATATTGTCGAGAATGGCGGCGATCGCGTCCCGAACATCGGTCATCGAGCGCCGCACCTGACAGGTTTCCGGGTCGGCGCAATCGTCACACGCCTCATACGCCGTGCGGCTGGCGCAGCGGATCGGCGCCAGCGGCCCATCAAGCGTGCGGATGACATGGCCGATGCGGATCTCGGAGGCCGGCCGCGAGAGGGAATAACCGCCGCCAGGCCCCTTTTTCGAACGCAGGATGCCGACATTGCGCAGTTCCAAGAGGATCGTATCGAGGAACTTCTTCGGGATATTGTTACGGGCCGCAACGTCGTTGATGAAGGCAGTCTCGCCCGGCGGCAGCCGCGCCAGATCGACCAGCGCCTTCAGGCCGTATTTTCCCTTTTTCGTCAGCATTGTCTTTGCCCTGTCGAAAACGCAACAATTATCCTGCCGACAGCAGGCAATAGCGTCGAAAGCGTGAAGATACAATAAAATAGGTATTATTTATAGCTTATATTGGCAACATCTGCAGTGCCGGCAACGGTGGCGGCATTCTCAACATGGCTCGATTGCGCCACTCGCTCGTGATCGCCCGCGCTGTACCGTCAGATCGTCTTGAGCATACCGCCGTCGACGAAATAGGTCGATCCGATGCAGTAACTCGCCCGTTCCGAACTCAGAAAGACGAAGACGTTCGCCAGCTCTTCCGGCGTGCCGAACCGTTTGGAAGCAGCATGCTCATTGGCGACACTCTGCAGATACCCTTCCCAGTTCCCGCCGCTTTCGGCGGTCAGCGCCTTGGCGGTCTTGATCCAGTCAGGCGTCAGGATCAGGCCGGCATTGACGCAGTTGACGCGGATATTATCCGGGATGAGCTCGGTCGAGAGCGTCTTCGAAAACATCATCAGCGCCGATTTGCTGACATTGTAGATCGGTTCGTACCAGAGCGGCTGGACGGCGCAGATCGAGGCATTGTGCAGGATCACCCCGCCGCCTCGCTTCTTCATCTGCGGTGCGATGCCGCGCGCAAGCCTCACGGCGGCCATCACGTGCAGGTCCCAATAGGCCTGCCATTTCTCATCAGGCGCCTCCATGACGGTCTCGTTCGATCCGGTGCCGGCATTATTGATGAGGATATCGGCGCCACCCTTTTCGGCAGCCGCGGCAATGATCGCCTCCGTTCCCGCAGCCGTCGCGACGTCGGCGGCGACGGCGGTGGCGCTGACGCCGAATTTCTCGGCAATGCGGGCGCCCTCCGCCTCCAGCCGTTCGCCGCCACGCGCAGCCAGCACGAGGTCCACGCCCTCAGCCGCCAGCCCTTCGGCGATCGCCAGTCCGATGCCGACCGACGCACCCGTTATGACGGCGATCTTACCCTTCAATCCCAGATCCATGTCTTCCTCCGAAGCGCCGGCGATCCCGGCTCGTGGAAGCAAGTGTTCCGCCAATGAATCCGGGCGTCAAGCACCCAAACGCCTCTTGCGGCGGTCTCCGTTCTGTCGCAGCCTGCATCCGCACCGGGAGGAGTTTTCATGCGACGTTATTCAGCCTGTATAGAGTGGCTGTTTGCCGAGGACGGCGACAACTTTCCCGACCGCATCCGTCGCGCCCATGCTGGCGGCCTGACGGCGGTCGAATTCTGGCGCTGGACCGACAAGGATCTGGACGCGATCGAGGCGGCGTTGAAGGAAACCGGCCTTGCCGTCACCAGCCTCGTCGCCGAGCCGATGATCGCGCTGACCGATGCCGCCAACCGGAAGGCCTGGCTGAAAGGCCTTGCCGATTCCGTCACAGTCGCCAAACGCCTCGGCGCGCCGGTGCTGATCGCCCAGGCAGGCGACGATCTCGCCGGCTTCAGCCGTGAAGAACAGCGCCGGGCCCTCAGCGAAACCTTGAAACCAGGTGCCGATATCCTGAAAGGCAGCGGCGTGCGGCTCGGCGTAGAACCTCTCAACATCCGTATCGATCATATCGGCTACTTCCTCGATTCAACCCGCGAAGGCCTCGACGTCGTCGATGACGTCGCCCGCCCCGAGATCGGCATCGTCTACGACATCTACCATTCCGCCGTGATGGGCGAACGCACCGAAGACGTGCTGGACGGCCGCCTCGACCGTGTTTTCCACGTCCATGTCGCCGATCATCCCGGCCGCAACGAACCGGGTTCCGGCGGGATAGACCTCGCTCATCGCCTCGACTGGATCTTCGCCAACGGCTATGCCGGCGCCGTCGGTCTGGAATACCGGCCGACCAAGCCCGGCGCGGACGCAGTCAAGGCTGCCATTGCTGCGCTCGGTGGTTAAACCCCGGGGACATCGACGCTCGCCGCCGCCTTGCAGGGTCCGGCCGAGCGGCGCTCGATAATGCGCGAGGCGATCATGATGCGCCTCGCCGGCATGCCCGGCAGGCGTGGATTCTCGATCCGCTCAAGCAATAGCCGCAGCCCCACGGCCCCGCATTCCTGCCCCTCCATCCTCACCGTCGTCAGCGCCGGCGAGATCAGTGACGCCGGCGAGTAGTCGCCGAAACCGACAACCGAAATATCGTCCGGAATGCGGTACCCCTGCCCAAGCAGTTCGGAGACCACGGTCAGCGCTAACCCGTCATGGGCGCAGAAAAAAGCCGTCGGGCGAATGCCTTTGTCCACGAGCGCCCGGAACGCCGTGCCGAAGCCATTCTCTTCGTCGAATTGCATAACATGGAGCGCAACATCAGGATAACGTTCGGCGATTTCGCGAGCGCCGTAATGGCGCTCCTGACGTCCCCGCAGGCCCGGCATGCCATAGACGTACACGATGGACCGGTGGCCGAGTCCGACTAGATACTCCACCACCGCCTGCCCTGCCTCATGGTCGGTGCCGCCGACATGGTCGACCTGCTCGAGCGCATCGACCCAGCCGAAACGCACGATCGGAACGCCGGTGGCGCTCGCCGCTGCCACGGCCTCACGGGCATGCGGACCAACGAGCATCAGGCCATCACAGCTGCGCGCCAACTCTTCCAACTGGCCGACATCATGGGTCCAGCGCACGCGCAGCGTCATGCCAAGCCGATGAGCCTCTCGCTGCACACCGTTCTGCACCTGCATATAGAGCTCGCTGTTGACGGCATCGAGATCGTGAAAGACCACCGCAACCTCGCCGGCAGCACCATGCCCGGCGGGCTTGGTGTAGCCTAGGCGCTGCGCCGTGTCGCGGATCAGCGCGCGCGTTTCCTCGCTGACACCGCTCTTGCCGGCGAGCGACCGCGAGACCGCAAATTTCGACAGCCCGACCTCTCGCGCGATCGTCTGCAAAGTAACCCGGCCCCTGCTTCCCACGTGGCACCTCGCCCTTCGATTGATAGGCGCTGGTTATACCAACTGCGCCTGTATGCCAAATTTTCTCACTAACGTGAACATAACGCTTTACCTAACAATATCCAAATGTAATCTTTCCCTCATCCCGGCCCCACAGCAAAAATAATGATAATGGCACGGGTTTTTGGAGGAGATCCCTATGATCAAGCTGAAACGACGTGCGTTTCTGGCCGGGACGTCGGCCGCCCTGATAATGCCGGCCCTGCCGGTTTTCGCCGCTGACTTCAAGGAAGCGGATGTCCTGAAAGCGAAAGTGTCGAGCGGCGCCCTGCCGGGTCTCCAGGAGAGGCTTCCCGAAAATCCGCTCGTCGTCAAACCGGTTGAAAGCATCGGCAAATACGGCGGCGACTGGAATATGGCGCTAGTCGGCGGCGGGTCGCTGTCGATGCTGTTCCGCTACCAGGCCTATGAGCCGCTGCTACGCTATACGCGCGATTGGTCTGGCGTGACGCTGAATGTCGCCGAGTCCTTTGAGGGCGATGCCGACTCCAAGGTCTATACGATCCGCCTGCGCAAGGGCATGAAATGGTCGGATGGCCATCCCTACACCACCGCCGACATCAAGTTCTGGTACGATACTGTTTTCACCGACAAGCGCGTCGCCTTTGTCGGTCAGGATCATTGGAAATCCGGCGGTAAGCCGGCCAAGCTGGAGATCGTGGACGAGCAGACCTTCAAGGTCATCTTCGACAAGCCGAACGGCCTGTTCCCGCTGCAGGTCGCCTGGGCAAACAACGATCAGACGACGCGCACGCCGAAGCATTATCTCGAGCAATTCCACATCGATTACAATCCGAAGGCCGATGAACTCGCCAAGCAACGCGGCTTCGAAAGTTGGATCGCGTCGTTCCAGGCGGCCGCCGGCTTCCAGGACGACAACGCCTTCTTCCTCAACTCCTCGAAGAAGCCCTGCGTGCATGCCTGGGTGTTCACGATCGCGCCAGGCGAAAACACCGAACGGGCTGTTGCCGAGCGCAATCCATACTATTGGAAGGTTGATAGCGAGGGCAACCAGCTGCCCTATATGGACCGCATCGTTTACCAGATGGTCGCCGACCCGCAGGTTCTGCTGCTGAAGGCCATGCAGGGCGAGGTCGACCTGATGGACCAGTACATTGCCACGCCGAACAACAAATCGGTTCTCTACGATGCGCGTGAGCAGGGCGGCTATGATTTCTACACGCTGACTTCGACCGAAGCCAATGTCATGAATTTCATCTTCAACCTGAACCACAATGACGAGACCAAGCGGAAGCTCTTCCGGAACAAGGATTTCCGTGCCGCACTCTCGACCGCACTCGACCGGCAGTCGCTGATCGATGCGGTGCTCGTCGGCCAGGGGGCGCCTGCCCAGCCGTCGATCAAGAAGGAAGATCCGCTTTACAACGAGCAACTCGCCACGCAGTTCACGGCCTATGACGTCGACAAGGCGAATGCCATGCTCGATCAGATCGTGCCGAAGCGCGACGACCAGAACTTCCGCCTCGACGAAAAGGGCCGCCGCCTGACGATCATCTTCGAGATCGACCAGGCGCGCGCCGTCTTCCTCGATCTCTTCCAGCTGGTGATCCCGATGTTCCAGGCGGTCGGCATCGATGCGCAGATGCGCACGATGGACCGTTCGCTCTGGGAGACGCGCGTCCGCCAGGGCCGTGATTTCGATGCGACCGCCCATCAGTTCGGCGCAAATGGCGGCGTCGCCGCCATGCTCGACCCGCGCTACTACGTGCCGACCGATGCCAACGCCATGTACGCCCCGGCCTGGCAACTCTGGTATCGCGACCGCACCAATGCCAATGCCGAGGAACCGCCGGAAAGCACGAAGAACCAGCTTGCGCTCTACGACAAGCTGAAGACGACTTCCGACCCATCGGGCCAGCGCGAGGTCATGAAGCAGATCCTTCAAGGCGCCGCCGACAATTTCTATGTCTTCGGCATCTCGCTGCCGCCCGACGGCTACGGCATCGTCAAAAACAACATGAAGAACATCACGAAAACCATGCCGAACTCCTTCGGCTGGCCGACGCCCGCTCCGACCATGCCGGAGCAGTTCTACAAGGTCTAGAGCAGTTCCAGGAAAATGCGAAGCGGTTTTCCTGGAACTGCGTTAAGACAAAAACTCAGAGCGATTACACGACTGGTAAGATTGAACCGCTCTGATGACCTTTTTCCATGATGCCTTCTCAGGCGCCGGCCCCTCCGGTTGGCGCTGAGGCGCTCTCTTTTGCCAATGATTGGATGAAGACGATGCTCGACGCCAGGAGACAGAACACCCACACGCTGAGGACGCCGGACTGGTTTAAGACCGCGACCCGCTGGACCCAGCTGACCTTCGTGGAAGACGACCCGGAGAAATACGACCCGGCCTTCTGGATCGACGTCTTCAAACGCACGAAATCGAACGCGGTCTGCCTCAGTGCCGGCGGCTATATCGCCTATTATCCGAGCGAAGTGCCTTACCACTATGTCAGCAAATATCTCGGCGACAAGGATATCTTCGGCGCGCTCGTCGATGCCGCCCGCAAGCTCGACATGCACGTCATGGCCCGCGTCGACCCGCATGCGGTCCATGACGATGCGGCCAAAGCCAATCCGGAATGGGTGATGATCAATGCCGACGGCACGCCGCGCCGCCACTGGGCCTATCCCGATGTCTGGGTCACCAATGCTTATGGCGACTACAACACCGTCTTCATGCCTGAGGTGGTCAAGGAGATCGTCCGCAAATACGATATCGACGCGGTCTTCGCCAATCGCTGGCAGGGCCACGGCGTCGATTACAGCGAAGACAGCGCCCGCCGCTTCAAGGACATGTTCGGCTATGCCCTTC
Encoded here:
- a CDS encoding TIM barrel protein — protein: MRRYSACIEWLFAEDGDNFPDRIRRAHAGGLTAVEFWRWTDKDLDAIEAALKETGLAVTSLVAEPMIALTDAANRKAWLKGLADSVTVAKRLGAPVLIAQAGDDLAGFSREEQRRALSETLKPGADILKGSGVRLGVEPLNIRIDHIGYFLDSTREGLDVVDDVARPEIGIVYDIYHSAVMGERTEDVLDGRLDRVFHVHVADHPGRNEPGSGGIDLAHRLDWIFANGYAGAVGLEYRPTKPGADAVKAAIAALGG
- a CDS encoding SDR family NAD(P)-dependent oxidoreductase translates to MDLGLKGKIAVITGASVGIGLAIAEGLAAEGVDLVLAARGGERLEAEGARIAEKFGVSATAVAADVATAAGTEAIIAAAAEKGGADILINNAGTGSNETVMEAPDEKWQAYWDLHVMAAVRLARGIAPQMKKRGGGVILHNASICAVQPLWYEPIYNVSKSALMMFSKTLSTELIPDNIRVNCVNAGLILTPDWIKTAKALTAESGGNWEGYLQSVANEHAASKRFGTPEELANVFVFLSSERASYCIGSTYFVDGGMLKTI
- a CDS encoding ABC transporter substrate-binding protein; the encoded protein is MIKLKRRAFLAGTSAALIMPALPVFAADFKEADVLKAKVSSGALPGLQERLPENPLVVKPVESIGKYGGDWNMALVGGGSLSMLFRYQAYEPLLRYTRDWSGVTLNVAESFEGDADSKVYTIRLRKGMKWSDGHPYTTADIKFWYDTVFTDKRVAFVGQDHWKSGGKPAKLEIVDEQTFKVIFDKPNGLFPLQVAWANNDQTTRTPKHYLEQFHIDYNPKADELAKQRGFESWIASFQAAAGFQDDNAFFLNSSKKPCVHAWVFTIAPGENTERAVAERNPYYWKVDSEGNQLPYMDRIVYQMVADPQVLLLKAMQGEVDLMDQYIATPNNKSVLYDAREQGGYDFYTLTSTEANVMNFIFNLNHNDETKRKLFRNKDFRAALSTALDRQSLIDAVLVGQGAPAQPSIKKEDPLYNEQLATQFTAYDVDKANAMLDQIVPKRDDQNFRLDEKGRRLTIIFEIDQARAVFLDLFQLVIPMFQAVGIDAQMRTMDRSLWETRVRQGRDFDATAHQFGANGGVAAMLDPRYYVPTDANAMYAPAWQLWYRDRTNANAEEPPESTKNQLALYDKLKTTSDPSGQREVMKQILQGAADNFYVFGISLPPDGYGIVKNNMKNITKTMPNSFGWPTPAPTMPEQFYKV
- a CDS encoding LacI family DNA-binding transcriptional regulator, producing the protein MGSRGRVTLQTIAREVGLSKFAVSRSLAGKSGVSEETRALIRDTAQRLGYTKPAGHGAAGEVAVVFHDLDAVNSELYMQVQNGVQREAHRLGMTLRVRWTHDVGQLEELARSCDGLMLVGPHAREAVAAASATGVPIVRFGWVDALEQVDHVGGTDHEAGQAVVEYLVGLGHRSIVYVYGMPGLRGRQERHYGAREIAERYPDVALHVMQFDEENGFGTAFRALVDKGIRPTAFFCAHDGLALTVVSELLGQGYRIPDDISVVGFGDYSPASLISPALTTVRMEGQECGAVGLRLLLERIENPRLPGMPARRIMIASRIIERRSAGPCKAAASVDVPGV
- a CDS encoding RrF2 family transcriptional regulator produces the protein MLTKKGKYGLKALVDLARLPPGETAFINDVAARNNIPKKFLDTILLELRNVGILRSKKGPGGGYSLSRPASEIRIGHVIRTLDGPLAPIRCASRTAYEACDDCADPETCQVRRSMTDVRDAIAAILDNMTLEQFVAAGGRIEDTREEVPISAAS
- a CDS encoding metallophosphoesterase family protein yields the protein MSERLARHSEVSKMARQPRPRLTLDIADIPTYAIGDIHGRYDLLVKAEQAILRDAARLPGRKLIVTLGDYIDRGPESAQVINHLIEPPPDGFDRICLAGNHEIAMLDYVEGWLSYDDWMRMGSAELLKSYGLDPEHLPLVFPSGAQLDAFLRQSLPHTHIDFMRAMPIMLDTPHVVFVHAGIDPMLPLAAQTEEDLVLIRHRFLQSRIPLPKLVVHGHTPNDEPEVRARRLNLDTRAFRSGRLTVARLWEGQVHLFST